The Zonotrichia leucophrys gambelii isolate GWCS_2022_RI chromosome 22, RI_Zleu_2.0, whole genome shotgun sequence genome includes the window cctgtcccctcctgtccccagcatcccacacttcccatcccagccctccttcctccccaaatccttctcccagccccaaatcccgcacctcccctcctgtccctcctctccCGTCCCACTCCCACCAtgtcccctctctcctgctgcccccagcgcGTCATTCCGGGATAGAacgaggatgaggaggatgaggatgaggatggtgcCCCCCGGAGCCCCTCACCTCCTGGCAGGTGGCCAGGAACTCCTCGAAGGTCACCACGCCGTCCCCGTTCCTGTCCATCTTCTGCAAGGGAGGGCcggggctcagtggggctcagtggccctggggacaccttggggacaccttggggacattctCACCTGGAAGAAGAGCTCCACGTGCTGGGCGGGCGCGCTGTGCCCCGGGGCGGGCTGGCCCATCATGGCATAGATGGACTTCATGATCTCCAGCATGTCCTGGGGGCGACACAGGGCGCTGGCAGCCCCCGCCCGCCTGTGCCCGCCCCGCCACCCCCGctgtcccccagtgtcacctccttgCTGATGCAGCCGTCCTTGTTCACGTCGTAGAGGTCGAACGTCCACCTGAGCTTCTGCTGCTCCGTGCCCCGCAGCAGCACCGAGAGCCCCACGGCGAAATCCTGCCCGCacgggggggcggcgggagggACCCTGACCCACCCTGACCCGCCCTGACCGACCCTCACCCACCCCGACCCGCCCTGACCCCGGCCCGCCGCCGCCCCATCGATGCCGGCCGCCCCGGGGATTGCAGCCCTATTGATCCCGTTATTTTTACCCGGCCACAgccgggaggaggaggaggaggaggaagggggcaGGATGTGATGAATCACGGCGCTGGCACGGCCGTTCCCCccggaattcccacctggaagcACAGAGCCCCGTTGCGGTCCGCGTCGAAGGCGTCGAACAAGAAGTGCGCGTAGGAGCTGGCGTCTGCGGGGACCGGACCGTGACCCCCGGTGCCGCCCCGGTACCGCCCCggcccccgggacccccgacTCACCGCCGCGCGGAAAGAAGCGCGAGTAGATGAGCGTGAAGGTCTCCTCATCCACGAGCCCGCTGGGACACTCCTGCCGGGGCAGCGGCGCCGGTGACCCCGGGGCCCCGCGGGattgggggggctcggggctcGGGACCCCCGACTCACGTTCTTGAAGCCTCGGTAGAGGGACTGCAGCTCGGTCTTGGTGAACTTGGTgcgggccaggagctgctccagcccctcggGCGGGTGCCGGGCCGTCGGCAGCTCCACGTCGGGATCGCCGCTGTCTGCGGGGGAGACCGGGGCGGAGACCCCCTTAGGGACCCCCTTAGGGACCCCCCCTTCGCCCCCAAACCGCGGCAAAGTCCCCTTAGCGGACCCCCCACTGGGCAAAGACCCCCTTATGacgccccaaaccccaaaaccacccggGCAAAAACCCTTAGAGACCCCCTGGGACCCTTGGGGACCCCTTGCACCCAACCCGGCAAAAACCCTCAGAGTCCATATGGgaccccctttcccccccagaCTCTCCCCGCGGCCCCGGAGCTCCCCGAGGCCCCGCGGGTGTCGGTCCCGGGGCTTTCCCCGCGCTCCCGGGGCTCCGAACGTTCCCGAGCCGCCTCTTGGCCACCCGGCCCGGCGCGAGGTAATTAATAAATGATGCTTCATTAATAATTCGCGCTCGGGAAGCCCCTGCGGGGCCCTTCAGCAATTTTGGGATGGGCTTGGGAGCCCCGAACGTTCCCAGGCGCTGTCAGAGGGGGCTGAGGGGTCTCGGGGGACCTGGGGGGGCATTGGGGGTCCCTAGTGTCCAATctcggggttttgggggtccctagTGTCCAATctcggggttttgggggtcacTGTGGGGTCGTGACCCCCACCTCGGGGGGCTCGTTGGGGTCAGCGCCTGCTCGGAGCCCTCCCGGCCCTccttgggaaggtttgggggtcACCGGGGGTCCCCATTGCCCGTTCCTGGGGGTTAAAGGGGCGAgggagagctctggggtgggggtcccatttccccccaggtatttggggtgggggtccccATTCCCGGCTGTtttggggatgctctgggggtCCCCCCAGGCCAGGGCCCttcaggggttttgggggctctGCCCGCTCCCCCGCAGCCCCAaattctcctccttccccccagaccctcccgaggggaccccagacccaaaccCGGCTCTGCTCCGGGAGGTCACCGGGCAGTGGGGCCGAGCCGTCATTAATTCATTAATCAGCGCTAATTGGGGCTCGGGGAGCGGGGGTACCTTCGGCAGAGATGGGCTCCAGGATGCCGAACTGCTTGAGCACGGCGATGAAGAGGAGGATGACCACGGCCACGGCGCACAGCTCCATGCCCTGGATGCCCATGGCCCcgggggcacggggggctccgggggtcCCCCGAACCCTGCGGGGCTCCTGCGGCAGCGCGGGGCGGGTGCTGCCCTGCCCgtcctgccctcctcccctcctcctcctcttcctcctcctcctcctcccctggcaCCCTGCCCCCCGCCCCGCGGTTTTTGGCTCTTTCCCACacaagtttggggtttttgtggggcgGGGGTCCAGGGCCGCTCCCCCCGCTCCCGCAGCACCCCCGGGGGTCGGGGGCACCGCCGGGAGGGTCCCGCGGGAGCGGCCTCGaaactgggggggaaaaagtcCTGAGTGCCCCCCCGGGCCGGGGGATCGATGGGATCGATGGGCATGAGTAAGCAGCGAcggcagggaaactgaggcacggagggcgggcggcggggctgtcccctccccgcgcTGGGTGTCTCGCAGCCCCGGGGACATCGCGCCTGTCCCCtcggggtgtccctgtgtcccccgggccggtccctgtgtcccctcggGGTGTCTCTGTGTCCCCGGGGGTGGCCCTGTGCCCCtcggggtgtccctgtccccttacactgtccctgtgtccccccacagtgtccctgtgtcccccggtgtgtccctgtcccctcggggtgtccctgtcccctcacactgtccctgtcccctcgggggtcccctctcccatcccaaatctcagccccgCCCCCTGGGACCCCCGGACCCGCTCTGGGGGCGGGGCCACACACAGGGGCGGGGCAGTATCGGGGCGTGGCCAGGACAAGGGCGTGGCACACAGGGCGTGCCCACCATAGGGGCGGAGTCAATCACATGGGCGTGATGTATAGGCGGGGTCTCCCGCAAGGGGAGGGGCTCCGAGCTTGTGGGCGTGGCTCCGGTGCTGCCGCGCCGCTACATCTGGCGTTCCCGCCGTCCCGCCCAACGTCACTTCCGCTTCCGCCCGCGCCGGAAGTGCCGCCAGTCTCGCCGCCATGGCCTCAAGGTTACTGCGGGTGAGCGCGGCCCTGCGGCTCCTGCCCGCGGCCTCGgcccgcgccgcg containing:
- the LOC135456868 gene encoding calsenilin-like → MGIQGMELCAVAVVILLFIAVLKQFGILEPISAEDSGDPDVELPTARHPPEGLEQLLARTKFTKTELQSLYRGFKNECPSGLVDEETFTLIYSRFFPRGDASSYAHFLFDAFDADRNGALCFQDFAVGLSVLLRGTEQQKLRWTFDLYDVNKDGCISKEDMLEIMKSIYAMMGQPAPGHSAPAQHVELFFQKMDRNGDGVVTFEEFLATCQEDKDIMSSMQIFHSVL